Proteins from one Peromyscus eremicus chromosome 8a, PerEre_H2_v1, whole genome shotgun sequence genomic window:
- the LOC131917026 gene encoding FMR1-interacting protein NUFIP2-like: MEEKPGQPQPQHHHSHHHPHHHPQQQPSHHHHHYYFYNHSHNHHHHHHHQQPHQYLQHGAEGSPKAQPKPLKHEQKHTLQQHQETPKKKTGYGEVNGNAGEREISLKSLSSDEATNPISRVLNGNQQVVDTSLKQTVKTSTFGKAGIKTKNFIQKNSMDKKNGKSYENKSGENQAIDKTDTVAIPNGVITNNSGYITNGYMGKGADNDGSGSESGYTTPKKRKARRNSAKGCENLNLVQDKIMQETSVPALKQGLESLKPDYSEQKGTRADSSKPVWKYETGPGGTSRGKPAVGDILRKSSDVKPGLNNKKFDDRPKGKHASAAASKEDSWTLFKPPPVFPVDNSSAKIVPKISYASKVKENLNKTVQNSSVSPSSSSSSSLSTGETQTQPSSRLSQVPMSALKSVTSANFSNGPVLAGTDGNMYPSVGQPLLTTAANTLTPISTGTDSVLQDMSLTSAAVEQIKSSLFIYPSNMQTVLLSTAQVDLPSQTDQQNLGDIFQNQWGLSFINEPSAGPETVIGKSSDHKVMEVTFQGEYPATLVSQGAEIIPSGTEHPVFPKAYELEKRTSPQVLGNILKPGTTESGALSLEPSHIGDLQKADTSSQGALVFLSKDYEIENQNPLASPTNTLLGSAKEQRYQRGLERNDSWGSFDLRAAIVYHTKGNISFSKILMG, from the exons ATGGAGGAGAAGCCCGGCCAGCCACAGCCTCAGCACCATCACAGCCACCACCATCCGCACCATCACCCCCAGCAGCAGCCgtcgcaccaccaccaccattattaCTTCTACAACCAcagccacaaccaccaccaccaccaccatcaccagcagCCTCACCAGTACCTGCAGCATGGAGCCGAGGGCAGCCCCAAGGCCCAGCCCAAGCCGCTGAAACATGAGCAGAAACACACCCTCCAGCAGCACCAGGAAACGCCGAAGAAGAAAACAG GCTATGGTGAAGTAAATGGTAATGccggagagagagagatatctttaAAGAGCCTCAGTTCTGATGAAGCTACTAACCCTATTTCTAGGGTCCTCAATGGCAACCAGCAAGTTGTAGACACTAGCCTGAAGCAGACTGTAAAGACCAGCACCTTTGGAAAAGCAGGAATTAAAACCAAGAATTTTATTCAGAAAAACAGTATGGACAAAAAGAATGGGAAGTCTTATGAAAATAAATCTGGAGAGAACCAGGCTATAGATAAGACCGACACTGTAGCAATTCCAAATGGCGTTATAACAAATAATTCAGGCTATATCACTAATGGTTATATGGGCAAAGGAGCAGATAATGATGGTAGTGGATCTGAGAGTGGATATACCACTCCTAAAAAAAGGAAAGCTAGGCGCAATAGTGCCAAGGGTTGTGAAAACCTTAATTTAGTGCAGGACAAAATAATGCAGGAGACTAGTGTCCCAGCATTAAAACAGGGACTTGAAAGTTTAAAGCCTGACTACAGTGAACAAAAGGGAACTCGAGCAGATAGTTCGAAGCCTGTTTGGAAGTATGAAACTGGACCTGGAGGAACAAGTCGTGGAAAACCTGCTGTGGGTGACATACTTCGTAAAAGCTCAGATGTTAAACCTGGTTTGAACAACAAAAAATTTGATGATCGGCCTAAAGGAAAGCAtgcctcagctgctgcctccaaaGAGGACTCATGGACCTTGTTTAAACCACCCCCAGTTTTTCCAGTGGACAATAGCAGTGCTAAAATAGTTCCTAAAATAAGTTATGCAAGCAAAGTTAAGGAAAACCTCAACAAAACTGTACAGAACTCTTCGGTGTCAccatcctcatcttcatcctcttcatTATCTACTGGGGAAACTCAGACCCAACCTTCAAGCCGACTATCCCAGGTCCCCATGTCAGCTCTGAAATCTGTTACTTCTGCCAACTTTTCTAATGGGCCTGTTTTAGCAGGAACTGATGGAAATATGTATCCATCAGTGGGTCAGCCACTGCTAACTACTGCTGCTAATACTTTAACACCCATCTCTACTGGGACTGATTCAGTTCTTCAGGACATGAGTCTGACTTCAGCAGCTGTTGAACAAATTAAGTCTAGCCTTTTTATCTACCCTTCAAATATGCAAACGGTGCTGTTAAGCACTGCACAAGTAGATCTGCCCTCTCAGACAGATCAGCAAAACCTGGGGGATATCTTCCAGAATCAATGGGGTTTATCATTTATAAATGAGCCCAGTGCTGGCCCAGAGACTGTTATTGGAAAGTCATCAGATCATAAAGTGATGGAAGTGACATTTCAAGGAGAATATCCTGCCACTTTGGTTTCACAGGGTGCTGAAATAATTCCCTCAGGAACTGAGCATCCTGTGTTTCCCAAGGCTTATGAGCTGGAAAAACGGACTAGTCCTCAAGTTCTGGGTAACATTCTAAAACCCGGGACTACTGAGAGTGGAGCCTTATCCTTGGAACCCAGTCATATAGGTGACCTGCAAAAAGCAGACACCAGTAGTCAAGGTGCTTTAGTGTTTCTCTCAAAGGACTACGAAATAGAAAATCAAAATCCTCTGGCCTCTCCTACGAACACTTTGTTAGGCTCCGCCAAAGAACAGAGATACCAGAGAGGCCTAGAAAGGAATGATAGCTGGGGTTCTTTTGACCTGAGGGCTgctattgtatatcacactaaaggtaacatttctttttcaaagattCTGATGGGCTAA
- the LOC131917445 gene encoding FMR1-interacting protein NUFIP2 codes for MEEKPGQPQPQHHHSHHHPHHHPQQQPSHHHHHYYFYNHSHNHHHHHHHQQPHQYLQHGAEGSPKAQPKPLKHEQKHTLQQHQETPKKKTGYGEVNGNAGEREISLKSLSSDEATNPISRVLNGNQQVVDTSLKQTVKTSTFGKAGIKTKNFIQKNSMDKKNGKSYENKSGENQAIDKTDTVAIPNGVITNNSGYITNGYMGKGADNDGSGSESGYTTPKKRKARRNSAKGCENLNLVQDKIMQETSVPALKQGLESLKPDYSEQKGTRADSSKPVWKYETGPGGTSRGKPAVGDILRKSSDVKPGLNNKKFDDRPKGKHASAAASKEDSWTLFKPPPVFPVDNSSAKIVPKISYASKVKENLNKTVQNSSVSPSSSSSSSLSTGETQTQPSSRLSQVPMSALKSVTSANFSNGPVLAGTDGNMYPSVGQPLLTTAANTLTPISTGTDSVLQDMSLTSAAVEQIKSSLFIYPSNMQTVLLSTAQVDLPSQTDQQNLGDIFQNQWGLSFINEPSAGPETVIGKSSDHKVMEVTFQGEYPATLVSQGAEIIPSGTEHPVFPKAYELEKRTSPQVLGNILKPGTTESGALSLEPSHIGDLQKADTSSQGALVFLSKDYEIENQNPLASPTNTLLGSAKEQRYQRGLERNDSWGSFDLRAAIVYHTKEMESIWNLQKQDPKRIITYNEAMDSPDQ; via the exons ATGGAGGAGAAGCCCGGCCAGCCACAGCCTCAGCACCATCACAGCCACCACCATCCGCACCATCACCCCCAGCAGCAGCCgtcgcaccaccaccaccattattaCTTCTACAACCAcagccacaaccaccaccaccaccaccatcaccagcagCCTCACCAGTACCTGCAGCATGGAGCCGAGGGCAGCCCCAAGGCCCAGCCCAAGCCGCTGAAACATGAGCAGAAACACACCCTCCAGCAGCACCAGGAAACGCCGAAGAAGAAAACAG GCTATGGTGAAGTAAATGGTAATGccggagagagagagatatctttaAAGAGCCTCAGTTCTGATGAAGCTACTAACCCTATTTCTAGGGTCCTCAATGGCAACCAGCAAGTTGTAGACACTAGCCTGAAGCAGACTGTAAAGACCAGCACCTTTGGAAAAGCAGGAATTAAAACCAAGAATTTTATTCAGAAAAACAGTATGGACAAAAAGAATGGGAAGTCTTATGAAAATAAATCTGGAGAGAACCAGGCTATAGATAAGACCGACACTGTAGCAATTCCAAATGGCGTTATAACAAATAATTCAGGCTATATCACTAATGGTTATATGGGCAAAGGAGCAGATAATGATGGTAGTGGATCTGAGAGTGGATATACCACTCCTAAAAAAAGGAAAGCTAGGCGCAATAGTGCCAAGGGTTGTGAAAACCTTAATTTAGTGCAGGACAAAATAATGCAGGAGACTAGTGTCCCAGCATTAAAACAGGGACTTGAAAGTTTAAAGCCTGACTACAGTGAACAAAAGGGAACTCGAGCAGATAGTTCGAAGCCTGTTTGGAAGTATGAAACTGGACCTGGAGGAACAAGTCGTGGAAAACCTGCTGTGGGTGACATACTTCGTAAAAGCTCAGATGTTAAACCTGGTTTGAACAACAAAAAATTTGATGATCGGCCTAAAGGAAAGCAtgcctcagctgctgcctccaaaGAGGACTCATGGACCTTGTTTAAACCACCCCCAGTTTTTCCAGTGGACAATAGCAGTGCTAAAATAGTTCCTAAAATAAGTTATGCAAGCAAAGTTAAGGAAAACCTCAACAAAACTGTACAGAACTCTTCGGTGTCAccatcctcatcttcatcctcttcatTATCTACTGGGGAAACTCAGACCCAACCTTCAAGCCGACTATCCCAGGTCCCCATGTCAGCTCTGAAATCTGTTACTTCTGCCAACTTTTCTAATGGGCCTGTTTTAGCAGGAACTGATGGAAATATGTATCCATCAGTGGGTCAGCCACTGCTAACTACTGCTGCTAATACTTTAACACCCATCTCTACTGGGACTGATTCAGTTCTTCAGGACATGAGTCTGACTTCAGCAGCTGTTGAACAAATTAAGTCTAGCCTTTTTATCTACCCTTCAAATATGCAAACGGTGCTGTTAAGCACTGCACAAGTAGATCTGCCCTCTCAGACAGATCAGCAAAACCTGGGGGATATCTTCCAGAATCAATGGGGTTTATCATTTATAAATGAGCCCAGTGCTGGCCCAGAGACTGTTATTGGAAAGTCATCAGATCATAAAGTGATGGAAGTGACATTTCAAGGAGAATATCCTGCCACTTTGGTTTCACAGGGTGCTGAAATAATTCCCTCAGGAACTGAGCATCCTGTGTTTCCCAAGGCTTATGAGCTGGAAAAACGGACTAGTCCTCAAGTTCTGGGTAACATTCTAAAACCCGGGACTACTGAGAGTGGAGCCTTATCCTTGGAACCCAGTCATATAGGTGACCTGCAAAAAGCAGACACCAGTAGTCAAGGTGCTTTAGTGTTTCTCTCAAAGGACTACGAAATAGAAAATCAAAATCCTCTGGCCTCTCCTACGAACACTTTGTTAGGCTCCGCCAAAGAACAGAGATACCAGAGAGGCCTAGAAAGGAATGATAGCTGGGGTTCTTTTGACCTGAGGGCTgctattgtatatcacactaaag AAATGGAATCTATATGGAATTTGCAGAAGCAAG ATCCCAAAAGGATAATCACTTACAATGAAGCCATGGATAGTCCAGATCAATGA